Proteins from a genomic interval of Leptospira hartskeerlii:
- a CDS encoding SpoIIE family protein phosphatase produces MTSITIKPEILIIDDDRDVGEALEILLSKLGYNSTFFDSVEKGKEYFEKETNPIVFLDIHMPKTSGLDVLPYFKNLNPATQVIMMTGERDINNVVTSLTHKASDFLLKPFSLQTVRIAVQRALDYYTLLKEKEARDENIMRDLRLASKIQKKILSVPVISPLEVVVDNTPASYVSGDFYVLSKIENKVMVLLGDIEDHGVTSGLIGLLMTSIAREAYKENQDPSHVLKRMNLELAQEIGTHSLTAAVAVIDLGKKTICYARGGHPFPVLYQAAGQKLLNEKSGQLLGIMDALEFESHEIPYESGDVLFLYSDGLLNSLSSPLFKELEDVRKKGLSIEDYQEAINTFSKVSLPTREFRDDSSYLLLRL; encoded by the coding sequence ATGACATCAATTACGATTAAACCTGAAATTCTGATCATAGACGACGATCGGGACGTAGGAGAGGCGCTGGAAATTCTTCTCTCCAAATTAGGTTACAATTCTACTTTTTTTGATTCAGTGGAGAAGGGTAAGGAGTATTTCGAAAAAGAAACCAATCCTATCGTCTTCCTGGACATCCACATGCCTAAAACCAGCGGGTTGGACGTCCTACCTTATTTCAAAAATTTGAATCCCGCCACCCAAGTCATCATGATGACCGGCGAAAGGGATATCAATAATGTGGTGACTTCTCTCACTCATAAAGCATCTGATTTTCTTTTAAAACCGTTCTCCCTCCAAACGGTCCGCATAGCGGTCCAAAGAGCATTAGACTATTATACTTTACTAAAGGAGAAGGAAGCGAGGGACGAAAATATCATGCGAGATCTGAGGCTTGCCTCTAAGATCCAGAAAAAGATCCTTTCCGTTCCGGTAATTTCCCCCCTGGAAGTAGTAGTGGACAATACCCCGGCTTCTTACGTGAGCGGGGACTTTTATGTACTTTCTAAAATTGAGAACAAGGTAATGGTCCTTCTCGGAGATATTGAGGATCATGGAGTGACTTCCGGACTCATCGGACTTCTCATGACGAGCATAGCAAGAGAAGCTTACAAAGAAAACCAGGACCCTTCTCATGTTCTGAAAAGAATGAACCTGGAACTTGCCCAAGAAATAGGGACTCATAGTCTTACTGCTGCAGTTGCGGTGATCGATCTGGGAAAAAAGACAATCTGTTATGCAAGGGGAGGTCATCCTTTTCCTGTCTTATACCAGGCTGCCGGGCAAAAACTCCTAAACGAAAAATCGGGTCAGCTACTTGGGATTATGGACGCTTTAGAATTCGAGTCTCATGAGATCCCTTATGAGTCTGGAGATGTTTTATTCTTATACAGTGACGGACTATTGAACAGTCTTTCCAGTCCTCTATTTAAAGAGCTGGAAGATGTCCGAAAAAAAGGTTTAAGTATAGAAGATTACCAAGAAGCAATCAACACTTTCAGTAAGGTAAGTTTGCCTACTAGAGAATTCAGGGACGATTCCAGTTATTTACTTCTAAGGCTCTGA
- a CDS encoding histone deacetylase family protein — protein sequence MDLGPHVFPARKYAMIYNQVKEDPKLSSLPALQPAPVGAEELSLVHTPEFISDFMNLRYTDRTMYSELPLNQTMVRSFCLGVGGTILATEMTENYKYVYHIGGGFHHSMPDRAEGFCYLNDAAIAAKLYLQKHPERKVLFIDLDLHQGNGNARIFHGDRSVWTFSMHQEDLYPKKEESNLDIPLDKGTGDKAYLTRLQEGLEKIQREFKPDLIYYFAGADPFEDDSLGDLKLTFDGLKARDKMVKTFADSLEIPVVVMPAGGYARNFHDTVRIHFNTIRVFASLI from the coding sequence ATGGACCTGGGTCCCCACGTATTCCCCGCACGTAAATACGCAATGATATACAATCAAGTCAAGGAAGATCCGAAACTTTCTTCTTTGCCTGCCCTTCAGCCTGCACCTGTCGGAGCCGAAGAATTAAGCCTAGTCCATACTCCCGAGTTTATTTCCGATTTTATGAATTTGAGATATACGGACAGGACCATGTATTCGGAACTTCCCCTCAACCAAACCATGGTCAGAAGTTTTTGTTTAGGAGTGGGTGGGACCATTCTCGCGACGGAGATGACCGAAAATTATAAATACGTGTATCATATCGGTGGAGGTTTCCATCATAGTATGCCGGATCGCGCAGAAGGATTTTGCTATCTGAACGATGCTGCAATCGCCGCAAAACTTTATCTGCAAAAACATCCGGAAAGAAAGGTTTTATTTATAGATTTGGATCTTCATCAAGGAAACGGGAACGCTAGAATTTTCCATGGAGATCGTTCGGTTTGGACTTTTTCCATGCACCAAGAAGATTTATATCCTAAAAAAGAGGAGTCCAATCTGGATATACCTTTGGATAAAGGGACAGGTGATAAAGCTTATCTTACTCGTTTGCAAGAAGGTTTGGAGAAGATCCAAAGAGAATTCAAACCGGATCTGATCTATTATTTTGCGGGTGCGGATCCTTTCGAGGACGATTCTTTGGGGGATCTGAAGCTTACTTTCGACGGTTTGAAGGCAAGAGATAAAATGGTAAAAACTTTTGCGGATTCTTTGGAAATCCCTGTGGTGGTTATGCCAGCAGGCGGTTACGCAAGAAATTTCCATGACACTGTCCGTATCCATTTTAATACGATCAGGGTTTTCGCTTCTTTAATTTAA
- the pyk gene encoding pyruvate kinase: MFSPEKKTKMVCTIGPSSSDENIITALLRAGMDIARMNFSHGTHEVHKKVFETLRKCESESGVPLGIMADLQGPKIRTGKLRVPQVELEKGNKIRLLPDAEYLGDSEAVGTTYPAMIEDLRSGDKLLVDDGKLVLEVESKSSKEAVLKVIIGGILKSNKGINLPGTPISAPALSEKDLLDLKFALNLGVDYVALSFVRRASDLELAREMMRGTQTGLIAKIERPEAIRNIDEILEAADGIMIARGDLGVEVETERVPVLQKELIYKANRAGKPVITATQMLESMVDNPRPTRAEASDVANAVMDGTDAVMLSGESASGKYPVESAEMMAKILRETENLDRIYEIHWNLKKSELEIERAALGSAAREIAHSINAKAIVNFTRSGYSALITSEMRPKVPILSFTPYLATARKMKLYRGVQPYVMPFMETFFDMIRYMETKLPEDGMLTPGDIVVILSGAPGGEAKSVDFLQIYKIR, translated from the coding sequence ATGTTTAGCCCGGAAAAAAAAACCAAAATGGTCTGCACCATCGGTCCTTCTTCCTCAGATGAAAATATTATCACCGCACTTCTCCGAGCCGGAATGGACATCGCGAGAATGAATTTCTCTCACGGCACTCACGAAGTTCACAAAAAAGTTTTTGAAACTTTACGAAAATGCGAATCCGAGTCCGGCGTTCCTCTCGGCATCATGGCGGATCTGCAGGGACCAAAAATCAGAACCGGAAAACTCCGGGTTCCCCAAGTCGAATTAGAAAAGGGAAACAAGATCAGACTTTTACCCGACGCGGAATATTTAGGGGACTCCGAGGCGGTCGGCACTACCTACCCTGCCATGATAGAAGATCTTCGTTCGGGAGACAAACTTTTAGTAGATGACGGTAAACTCGTACTAGAAGTCGAATCCAAATCAAGCAAAGAAGCCGTTTTAAAAGTTATAATAGGAGGAATTCTAAAAAGCAACAAAGGAATTAATTTACCGGGAACTCCTATCTCCGCGCCCGCACTTTCCGAAAAAGATCTACTAGATCTGAAGTTTGCACTAAATTTAGGAGTAGATTACGTCGCATTAAGTTTTGTAAGACGCGCCTCGGACTTAGAACTTGCCCGCGAAATGATGAGAGGGACCCAAACCGGACTCATAGCCAAAATAGAGAGGCCGGAAGCAATCCGTAATATAGACGAAATTTTAGAAGCCGCAGACGGGATCATGATCGCAAGAGGAGACCTGGGAGTAGAAGTGGAAACAGAAAGAGTTCCGGTCTTACAAAAAGAACTCATCTATAAAGCAAACAGAGCAGGTAAACCTGTAATCACAGCCACTCAAATGTTGGAATCCATGGTGGACAATCCGAGACCAACCAGAGCGGAAGCGAGCGATGTTGCAAATGCAGTCATGGACGGAACAGACGCAGTCATGTTGTCCGGCGAATCAGCGAGCGGAAAATATCCTGTGGAATCCGCAGAGATGATGGCAAAGATCCTAAGAGAAACTGAAAACTTAGATCGTATTTATGAAATTCATTGGAACTTAAAAAAATCCGAATTAGAAATAGAAAGAGCAGCACTCGGTTCCGCCGCAAGAGAGATCGCACATAGTATCAATGCAAAAGCAATCGTGAATTTTACAAGAAGTGGATATTCTGCTTTGATCACTTCGGAAATGAGACCTAAGGTCCCTATCCTCTCTTTTACTCCTTACTTGGCCACCGCAAGAAAGATGAAATTATATCGTGGTGTCCAACCTTACGTTATGCCATTTATGGAAACCTTTTTTGATATGATCCGCTATATGGAAACAAAACTTCCGGAAGATGGAATGTTAACGCCGGGAGATATAGTAGTCATTCTTTCCGGCGCACCGGGCGGAGAAGCGAAATCCGTGGACTTTTTACAAATTTATAAAATACGATAG